The following are encoded in a window of Deltaproteobacteria bacterium genomic DNA:
- a CDS encoding 3'(2'),5'-bisphosphate nucleotidase CysQ: protein MTTPTFTQEKDCAIAAAREAGAIIRSFYSAQYTVDYKDRRKDSPVTIADHQANEKIHAILRAAFPQYGWLSEETVDSPERLSRQRVWLVDPLDGTKEFIDKIPEFGVSIALIDNGRPMVAVVYNPIHDQLFWAVRGQGAWHDQRRLQVTQTRQLSAATILASRSETKRGEWKNFLSQFQMRPMGSIAYKLAVLAIGDADATFTLTPKNEWDICAGVLLVEEAGGRVSHLDGRQVIFNQPKTLLQGLVASNTLLHSQLLNLIAK, encoded by the coding sequence ATGACGACTCCTACTTTTACGCAAGAAAAGGATTGCGCTATCGCGGCAGCCCGCGAGGCTGGCGCGATCATTCGCTCTTTTTATTCTGCTCAGTACACCGTCGATTACAAAGATCGCAGGAAAGACAGCCCTGTCACGATTGCCGATCACCAGGCCAATGAGAAAATCCACGCGATACTTCGCGCTGCGTTCCCGCAGTATGGCTGGCTCTCGGAAGAGACGGTCGATTCCCCCGAGCGCTTGTCTCGTCAACGGGTGTGGCTTGTCGACCCGCTGGATGGCACGAAAGAATTCATTGATAAAATTCCTGAGTTTGGTGTTTCCATCGCACTGATTGACAATGGCCGACCGATGGTTGCGGTTGTCTATAATCCGATTCACGATCAGCTGTTTTGGGCTGTGCGAGGTCAGGGCGCCTGGCATGATCAGCGCCGGTTACAAGTCACCCAGACACGCCAACTCTCTGCCGCGACCATTCTCGCGAGCCGTTCAGAAACGAAACGCGGAGAATGGAAAAACTTCCTCTCCCAGTTCCAGATGCGACCGATGGGAAGTATCGCATATAAGTTAGCCGTTCTCGCGATTGGCGATGCCGATGCCACGTTCACCCTCACTCCGAAGAATGAATGGGATATCTGCGCTGGCGTCTTACTCGTGGAAGAGGCAGGTGGACGGGTGTCGCATCTTGATGGTCGGCAGGTCATTTTCAATCAACCGAAGACACTCTTGCAGGGGCTTGTTGCGAGCAACACTCTCCTGCATTCTCAACTGCTCAATCTGATTGCCAAATAG